The sequence below is a genomic window from Pempheris klunzingeri isolate RE-2024b chromosome 12, fPemKlu1.hap1, whole genome shotgun sequence.
TTGTGGCATCGTACGAGGTGACATCTCGCTCCTGACTTGTCTGTGTGCCAACAGCTCCGATGGAACAATCGTCCCGCAGGACACAGTAGATAAAGGTCTTCTATAATAAGACTACACAAGCAAGTGTTGCTGTCAGAAGGACACGGCTGTGACTTCTTCCTGTGTCCTTTGTTTGAAGGCCAAGTTTGTTGATGAGGTTCAGATTGACAATTCTAAGTATGCAGAACAGGATAGTGAGTGTAGGGCAACTTAATATTGGATTAATGCAGCAATTTGCCAGTATTTGAGTAAGCCATCTCTAACAACGCCTTGACCTTGAAATTAAACGTTTCTTTCTTTGCATATTACTTTCATTGTCATTTGAAAATTACTCTGGTCTAGGTCTTATGTTTTCCTAATTTTGCTCTTCCACCAAGTAAAAATTTTAGGACAAACTTCCTTCATGAGGTTCCTTTGCTTAGTCTGGACTGAGTGGGGAGTTTTAACTCTTAATGATGGTTTTAATACTATTTCAGAAGAAGTCCTACAAATCTTTTGGCACAACGGAGACCAAAGTGAAATGCATGCACATCAGGTAGGGATGTAAAGAATTATCTGAGTACTTTCCCATTAAAACTTTGAATTTGCTGCAGAATAGAATGGGAAAAGATTCAATGTTAACGCCCCCATGAATGTTTCTATATTTTAGAATTAAAGACAAAGTGACATAGCGGCtaataaatgcacacattttaAGTCTAGCTATTGTTGGGTCTGGACTGGCTGCACCATCCAAAGTTCTGTGTAGGTGTGACTGTCGACGCAACTTCCTCTCCAAAGAGGTGTAAAATACGTTGATACAGAAGGGAACAAACTTGGAGCAGAGGAACAATTTGGCTTCTGGTATCATTAAGAACACAGTTATTAAagtgacttttgtttttgttctagATCTGACTGAACACGAATGTCATTTGCTTCAAGTGATTTTCCACATCTCACTTTCTTCATTGCTATTGGTGAAACTGGTCAAACTCACAGTGCAGGACTTGATAGATGGTGTCTCAGTGGAACGATCAGAAGATGGATGTAGTGACACCTGCTGGTCATCTGGGCCTATAACAACGCACCAAATAAGGTCAACATGATAGACATATTCAGCGAACTCATTTTCCCAGGATGACTTACACTTTATGTCACATTCCCACATCTTTATCATTGCAACCAACTCAGTACGAGACGGTGAAAAAGTCAGAAAGCGGAGTGATAGTGCTGTGTGCACGGATCCCTTCCATGGTTTTACAGAATGCTGAAAATTTAGTAGCACAGTCATGTTGTTCAGAAATTCAGAGAGCCATTGTGAGGAGACTGGTTTGAGTTGTTACGATTTCCTACCTGCAGCAGGTGGGAGTCAGGATCTTGCTCAAGGGTTCATTTCCTTAGTGGATAAAACTGTGGTGGTTTTCacagctcagctctgctctATCCTCTAAAACAGACCTGCATAACTTTATATGAGGCAGCCACTAATGCGTATTCATCTGTAGTCTACTGATTTCTGTTTTGATAGACTAATATCTAGAAGACATACATGATAAAACACGATACTTTACGTAAAATAACCATttcaattatgttttttataCTGATTAGTTGAGGTGTGAAGGTAGAGCTACTTTTTCAGGGGGCAAAATGCAGATACAAAAATGGTTTGCGATTTCAGAaaacatcccagactgcacatGCTGTACACACGCGTACACAATTTATTTTCAacacatttaacttttaaatacTAAATGACAAAACTATCATGGTTTGAGGTGGAATTAAAGGCCGATTCAATACTTgaacacagagagctgctgctgctctgactttTGTGAGTAAAGACCACGAACAGTAAATAAAGACGGATGACCCCgcttcctcccactgtacaaaTATGCCATCTTGCACTGGTGACGTCATCTGGAGCCAGAGTCTGAGCTGTAGTGATTGGAGCTGGAGCCGCGATCACTACTGCACGGACCTTGGCTCCAAATCCTCACGTTTTACCCAATCGCAGGTTAGAGTTGGGGCGATctagatgttttggcttcacctTAAGGGAGCTACGCCGTCGCTCATCTTTATGTACAATCtgtgtttaaaacattcaaGAATGCTCAACATCGGGCCGCGCCCTCATCAGTGAtgttacagcagctgttttgactTTACCCTGGTGGCATTTGCATCCCAAACAAGTGCAATGTCCCGGGTTTGATTCCAGCTGGGGACATCTGTTGCGTGTCACCCCCCCCTCTGTGTGGACTCACCATTTAGCGGTTGATCGGTGCACAGAGCAAACTTTCAGACAGAAGAAAGAAGCACTGAAATCACAGCGTGTCCTGCATCACAGGGTTTCAGGGAGGGAGAATTTCACGGGTAAATTAACATTCATCAAGTATTACACTTAAGCACTTTGTTCTCTCAGGATGTCTAACCAGAGAAGTAAGCTTCTAAAAGCTCGAGGAACCGCTTACTCTTCCGGCCAATACATTGGGGTCTGGAATACGACATGCAATGCTTTGGATTTGTTGTATTCTAAGTTCtcggacaaaaacaaaacagtcactGTGAATTTTAACTCCTTCCATCACTTGTGCAGTCAAAGTCAGTCTTTGAAGGACCATCTCTATTCCTCCCAGGCCTCACAAAGGGAGGGGAGGAATTTCAGTGCTGGAAGTCATGTGGGTCCTGATGATGTTGCTGCTCCAGGCCTGTTTGTGGGGTCTAGAGCCGTCCCTTCATACATGAGCTTTTTCTTCATGCCGTCCTGGATGATCCTCTGCTGCACACGAAGCCTAGCATTGTTCCACCTGCAGTAAAACCTGGACAGGGAGACATGGCGGGGTTTCTGTTACATGTAGGAGTAACTAGAGAAGGAAACCTCAGCAAATATTGATTACTGAATATATATAAAGGTTTCAAGTTCTTTTTCATGGTAGGTCTGGCCAAGAATGCAAGTGTCAGTTCTGATCAGCAAGTGAAGGACACACAAGAAAAGGATGGCGCGTCAGCCAACATAAAGACTCACCAGGACCCGAGTGTGGTGAGCATAAAGCCTGCAAGTCCAATGTCAAAAGACCTCTTCACCCGACCTGCGGAACACAGGAGAGACACTTTTCCTCACCACCAAACAACTTCAATCTGTCACGGCCAGAAGAAGGAGGCAACATTTTGTATGTGCTATCTATTCCCAAATGAACCTGTTTGCAAATGTTTGTATCTTTCTCTAAAGTGGCTTGGGGGCTAACTTGTTCAAGGCACAAAAATTTAATTCTGGAAATACAGAGCCTTGCAAAAGTTCAGACATAGGCCACCAAGAGTTTTTGCAAAGCTTGATGTGTAACAAAATTATGTTGAATAAAATTTTCTTTGAGATCTGAGCATTTTCTTTAAATCCTACTTAGTTCACAGGTAGAGATTCTGCTGTGTCTGTTTCAAAGTTGCCCCTTAGTTTATCATATGAGGTACTTTCCCTCTCACATAAAGGAGCTGTTGTTATTAACTGTCCGGCTGATTCGCAAAATATCCTGTTTTGGCTGGACGGGTTCTTCAAGATTCTATGTGAGTGAATGAATCCAGCAAAAGTTGAGTGCCAAGTAAAACAATCACTAAATTAGCAAAGAGCAGAAACGCACAATAAGACTCACTTGTGGCCAGAAAGTGAAGCAGGCCGGCGGCTGCTGAGCCCCCAGCTCCATGCAGGATGGAGTCTCTGGCACACGGAGTGTTCTGGATATCCAGGATCCCCAGCAGCCTGAAACCCTGAAGGAAAAGCAGACAGGAAAGACCAAGAGACAGAAGTAGACCTTAAGAAAGAATGAACTGATACACCATCTGTAAattcacactttgttttttatgtggCATATAATGTTTATCTTGTAAGTCCtatgtgacactgtgtgtgttagtagGAGTGTAAACTGTGTATATGCTGTCCAGAAAGCATCCAAGGTAATGTGTCTATCGAATGGAAATCAGTCCATGGTGTTTTAATGCACACAACAATGAGATATCCTGGAATTTTTGAAGCGTGACGCTTAATATATCCCCATAGTTAAGTACTATGATTCAAGATTTTGACTATTACTTAAATAGTCGTAAActgtctacagtctacagtttcTACACCAAGCAAAACTCATTCtgataaagtgaaaaaaaaaaagtgtgtgggTTGAGACATGGAGACAGATCATTGTTTGATTGAACATTTGGTGAATTGGTGAAAGCTTCTAACTAAAACTATCTATATATGTAAGCAAGTTTCGTTTTCTGGCACTATTTAGCCTTTAATTCTCACATTTTCGAAGGGGATCTGGTTCGACCACATTGCCTCTGATAACGGAGAGCTACTGACTAAATGAGCTTCTAATGTTATCGCTCGATTTAGTTGCGATACATGAATAAAGCTCACTGTAACTTGAGATACAGTTAAATTATGAGTGATTAAATACACGTACACATTAGTGGCACTGTTGCATTTACTACagttctctgtgtttgcagcttTAGGTTTTAGATTATCTGAAAAAGTAACACTACTGTGTATGGCCATGACTAACTGGGAGACCTTTATGAAGCAGTTTCTGAATGGGAACCTCTTCTGGTGACCTTCTAAACTCTAAAGTCTGGAGGATATCGAGTCTCTtcgatataaaaaaaaatttctcgACGCTCTTACCTTCTTCTTGGTctcatcttcttctcctccagacaTTTTCACTacacctgtgtttgtttctttcagcGAAGTTTGCATTCAGTTGTATCTTAAACCAGTCTGTCATGGAAAAGCCATTTTCGTAACCATATTTGCTTCTGCGCATGCGCTCTACCCACTAGCCGGGTACGTCCACTTTTAATCGCCGACTCGAAAAGAACAAATTGTTCTATAGTTCCGACACGGTGCTGTTACGCATATTTAATATATTGCACGTTCATGTGGGGTTATAAAGGTGCGTCTAAGATTTTCATGTCTAAtcttaaaatgtcataaaagtAATTTACATTATGTTTGCTAGATAGGAATGTACTGTTTGTGTATAACTgtaccgccccccccccccgctatTCCTATTTCTatagtttattcatttatcttttaaaatttgaattattttattaattcattcacttttttattaattttacgTTAAGACAGTTAggttttttagttattttatattCTGAATATAGACCGCGGTTGGGCTGCTGtgttatttatctatttatttatgctTCTGTAACCAAAATTTCCACTCTGTCATCTACCAAGTTTTAAACTGATCCTGATGATAGATGTTGAAAAGAAGCAATTAATTAAATTGAAATCCCAAGGTTGAATCTCAGATGTCGGCTCTTTTATCCCAAACAACTAAATCAGCATGTCATCTTAacccattaaaaaaacacttaattgTCCAAACAACAGGATCAAAGTCATAAATGATCCATGTAGGGAGGAAGTCAGCATGTCACAGTGATCCCATAGTGATAAACCAGGCTTATTTCACTAGCAGCGACAGATCAGACAGATTTCCACAACAGTCTCCTCTAACAAATACAGAGTCTGTAGGATATATATTCAAACATTAGATTTAAACACTTGTAAATGCAATTCtttaatctatctatctatctcacaccacagacacattatTTATCTGCATTACTATGAACTGTCACTTTGTACTGCTTTACAATGATTCTCTCTACTGAGGCCTTGTTGGTTGTGATTCCAGTCGTAAACTTTGCAGTTCAGCCCAAAAGCCTCCAAAACTGACATGTGAGTTTAAACCTTCCTCCTTTAAAACCCACCACGATCTACCATGGCCTTGGGCAAGGCCCCAAACCCACCGCTGTCCCCTCTAATACTATGTAATTCGGGCAGTTATTATGAGTGTAACAGGATGTAAATGTGATAAGGACCGGGATTAATCCCCTTGGTAAATAAAGGTCAAAACTGTACCACGTTCCttccttttaaataaaaacaggtgACCAGGGTTGACATCCAATATGAGCATGTTTCATCCTGGATACCAGACTCCTCTGTGCTGTATAAAGACTGAGCAGGACACCTGGCCTCAGCACACGGTCTGCAGACATCACAGAGGTAAGTCAGGCTCTTTAACACCTACAACCACTATGCCGTTTTTTTGAATTTATCTGTATGATATTATCATTTTGATTTCTTAATCTGACTACAGTGTTGCAGAATAATTTAAGTAAATATTATAAAGTGTGCTGctaaattgtactttttacattCCAGTGTTATGAATAGAAATGAACAGCAGAGGTCAGgaaatattaatattagtaCAGCTGACACCACTTTACAATAAGGTATAAGGTTTACAGTTTGCCACTAATGACTTTATTAATAGTTAATATATCATTGATTATTGCTTTTATGGTTAGATAGCCTGGTTGTGTCTTTTTAGTCTTTACAAGAGGCCATGAAGACTGCTGTTATCCATGTTGGTCATCATTTATTAGCTATTGGCTCAGATTCTTCCCAAAGGTCAGGCCTCAAACACTGCAGGCGCTAATTGATTAAGAGGCTCTTTCCTGATTAATTAAAGCAGAAAAGTGAAGGAAGATAGAAGATATAGACCAACCAAAAGGCACCCCATGTTTTCTCTACCCATAGAAAAATAACAGCTCGTTACTGCTACAACTAAAGCACAAGATATAAAACATTGTAACCCAGCTTGGAAAATACTTGCCATAGGCAGGATGATGTCTGTCAAAAATATATTAGATATGACTGACGTTTTCAATTTGTTAGACAGATTTAATTTGTTGCTAAATCCTGATTGAGAGAagagcataaaaataaaaatgaaaaacataaataaataaaaacagaactaaCAATTAACCACCTGAAAGTATCATGTACAGAAGAATCAACCACTTTCAGCCATCTGTGCCCTCTGAGAGATTTACAACCAGCACCATGACTCACAAGGTTTATCACTGAATAACTGCCTTCCTCCATGATGGCTCACTAGTGGGAACACCTTGTAAATCACCAGAATGACTAACTAAATAATTGATTAACCAACTAACTAACCCACTTCACCAGGATGATGGCTGTAGAGGTCAGCAGAATGATCTTCCCCTTGATGTTGAGTTTGTTTCTGGCAACCTCATCTTCTACTTGGCTCCCGGCTCCAGCAGgtaaataaagcaaacagacaattttaattatattgatctgagtttttgttttccacaaaTCATTCCAAATTTTCTTTTTGATAATCTGGATGTTTGTGACACAGCATGCCTTtgtgatatacagtatttgtaCTAAACTGTAGCATCTTCAATCCACCAGCGGCCTTCCAGCTGCCGCCCTGCCAGCTCATCAACCAGACAGTGTCTCTAGAGAAGGAGGGTTGTC
It includes:
- the cox20 gene encoding cytochrome c oxidase assembly protein COX20, mitochondrial → MQTSLKETNTGVVKMSGGEEDETKKKGFRLLGILDIQNTPCARDSILHGAGGSAAAGLLHFLATSRVKRSFDIGLAGFMLTTLGSWFYCRWNNARLRVQQRIIQDGMKKKLMYEGTALDPTNRPGAATSSGPT